In the Populus trichocarpa isolate Nisqually-1 chromosome 1, P.trichocarpa_v4.1, whole genome shotgun sequence genome, one interval contains:
- the LOC18094618 gene encoding uncharacterized protein LOC18094618 isoform X2, whose translation MDYDENDFQNHNLHLAGEGSNKFPSVLQPYALPKFDFDDSLNGSLRFDSLVETEVFLGIESNEDNQWIEDFSRGTSGIQFSSSAAESCSLSRRNNVWSEATSSESVEMLLKSVGQEDNTPIQTNTKESDACDELGCILKHMEPILKQDNDTSPKVEDTANLQATFLPGEDVEDFSVLDNDVGQQQPLDDSSQDHKGEASADSGLGPLVDPSAVSVEVRQPVIEGSLSIDSKSNHVTQREIDNVVNGSSNDRPQKVPASGMQDGASVQNITTGNIELNEKDGPDDINNTSDDSKDFLETDTGENQKKGQVLSQEGQMEDENPCSDAVESMEEANVIETNSSNLGEPSCKILKGHSGFPEDVVTSDQSEVDTVGGSVMAVEGNTTFKRDEIEDSNGSQLDNKNLSNKCEGSLLSAEDCEPAKVKVGGTSSSDTGGVSSLATVCCSAEVVGEVAHVSSSFLVESSQICGKSMVSAEGKETTELPSGNVSTENNFIASRLQSDAASDNNSASDVSCEHANMVTCATMDGVPAPSGDVTNVDAVIGHKDVKMSLLSEMGFSPLDIEKETVDKISVEASLSGLKTSCQVIAGLDPGSESKKGASSGAAGQILCESAEQSPLMVDASKTEGPHSEVIDKVSLQSTKEMNVCPVLCDSTANKGDDAEVLVKENDEKESSKVSEPTVNKNEMLGPISSEKEECREDTNQKGQEENEAAIVSEDNSDGNIAVPSTNDCGSCADVGKAASGSPTVIRAARDFQSESDKDGAKCSVEQTAVADSNASKALSGSRDPKQNDASKDERSFTFEVSPLANMPQKEVGNKWQPFLNKPATKAYPILNASPSSGLVQIDPKLAQDLPHGSPKVSDVAIVRSGSKGTSERKTRRSSGKAMEKESARKGNPIKDTASVRLEKGAKTNNVSPSSSGILQHVQSNEMQRYGHADSSTMKPFVHASSSLPDLNSSASPSVMFQQPFTDLQQVQLRAQIFVYGALIQGTAPDEAYMISAFGGSDGGKTIWENALRSSIERLHGQKPNLTSPETPLQSRPGVRAPDQAIKQSTVQSKVISSPIGRSSKGTPTIVNPMVPLSSPLWSVPTPAGDTFQSSSMPRGPIMDHQRALSPMHPHQTPQIRNFAGNPWLSQAPFCGPWATSPQTPALDTSGHFSAQLPITEPVQLTPVKDLSMPIISGAKHVSPGPVAQSGASTSVFTGTFPVPDAKKAAVSSSQPPADPKPRKRKKNSVSESPGQNILPPHLRTESVSAPVVTSHLSTSVAITTPVIFVSKAPTEKFVTSVSPTPTDIRNGNQNAEQRNILSEETLDKVKAARVQAEDAATLAAAAVSHSLEMWNQLDKQRNSGLSPDIETKLASAAVAIAAAAAVAKAAAAAAKVASSAALQAKLLADEAVNSGGYSNPSQDNTISVSEGMKNLGKATPASILKGDDGTNSSSSILIVAREAARRRVEVASAAAKRAENMDAIVKAAELAAEAVSQAGKIVAMGDPLPLNELVAVGPEGYWKVAKINNELISKSNDIGRKTLNIDRVGERPRTPTEGSTEDHVRLEDGFLSSGAAAAKDVKGQKGYKVSESENGLRSLGTIENFNSIKEGSLVEVFKDGNGFKAAWFSANVVDLKDGSACVSYTDLSSVEGSEKLKEWVTLKGEGERAPKIRIARPITAVQLEGTRKRRRAATVDHIWSVGDRVDAWIQDSWWEGVVIERSKKDGTTLTVQFPVQGEKSVVRAWHLRPSLLWENGEWIEWSSSRVGSHSTNKGDTPQEKRPRVRSPAVDNKGNDKLSKGFDSVETNKPDEPTLLDLAAHEKLFNIGKSTKDGNKPDVLRMARTGLQKEGSKVIFGVPKPGKKRKFMEVSKHYVADQSSKNDDANDSVKFAKYLMPRGSGSRGWKNTLRTESIANRTAASKPKVFKSGKPQNVSGRTITQKDNSLTTTVSASNDGAVTDHVAKTKASISHVENTSEKRTLSSKKTSTSNAKPQRVSKGKLAPAGGKLGRIEEDKVFNGDSSKSNSDVTEPRRSNRKMQPTSRLLEGLQSSLMVSKVPAVSHDKSQKSRTASRGNNHG comes from the exons ATGGATtatgatgaaaatgattttcaaaaccACAATCTTCATTTAGCTGGTGAAGGAAGCAACAAATTTCCTTCTGTTTTACAGCCATATGCTCTTCCCAAGTTTGATTTCGATGACAGTCTTAATGGATCTTTAAGGTTTGATAGTTTGGTTGAGACTGAGGTTTTTCTTGGCATCGAAAGTAACGAGGACAACCAGTGGATTGAAGATTTCTCTCGTGGTACCAGTGGGATACAGTTTAGTTCAAGTGCAGCAGAGTCTTGTTCTCTATCAAGACGCAACAATGTCTGGTCTGAAGCTACTTCCTCAGAATCTGTTGAAATGTTATTGAAATCTGTTGGCCAGGAAGATAATACTCCTATACAAACTAATACTAAGGAGTCAGATGCCTGTGATGAACTGGGTTGCATACTAAAGCACATGGAGCCCATCTTGAAACAGGATAATGATACATCACCTAAAGTGGAAGATACTGCGAATTTACAGGCTACATTTCTGCCAGGCGAGGATGTGGAAGATTTTTCTGTGTTGGATAATGATGTTGGACAGCAGCAGCCTCTTGATGATAGTTCTCAGGATCATAAAGGTGAAGCATCTGCTGATAGTGGTTTGGGACCTTTAGTTGACCCATCTGCTGTTAGTGTAGAGGTCAGGCAACCTGTTATTGAAGGGAGTCTGTCCATTGATAGTAAATCTAATCATGTTACTCAAAGGGAAATCGATAATGTCGTGAATGGATCTTCAAATGATAGGCCACAGAAAGTTCCTGCTTCAGGGATGCAGGATGGTGCCTCTGTGCAAAATATCACTACAGgaaatattgaattgaatgaAAAAGATGGCCCTGATGATATAAATAACACTTCTGATGATAGTAAAGATTTTCTGGAAACAGACACTGGTGAGAATCAGAAAAAGGGACAAGTATTAAGTCAAGAGGGCCAAATGGAGGATGAGAATCCTTGTTCAGATGCAGTGGAATCTATGGAAGAAGCAAACGTCATTGAAACTAATTCGAGTAATTTGGGGGAACCTTCTTGCAAAATACTGAAGGGGCATTCTGGTTTCCCAGAAGACGTAGTGACTAGTGATCAGTCCGAAGTGGATACAGTTGGGGGATCAGTGATGGCTGTTGAAGGTAATACTACTTTtaagagggatgaaattgaggaCTCAAATGGTTCCCAATTGGATAACAAGAACCTATCTAATAAGTGTGAGGGATCTCTCCTGTCTGCTGAAGACTGTGAGCCTGCTAAAGTGAAAGTTGGTGGAACTAGCAGCAGCGATACAGGTGGTGTTTCTAGTTTGGCTACAGTGTGCTGTTCAGCTGAAGTTGTTGGAGAAGTGGCCCATGTTTCATCCTCTTTCCTTGTTGAATCATCACAAATATGTGGGAAGTCTATGGTTTCTGCTGAGGGAAAGGAGACCACAGAGCTTCCTTCTGGCAATGTTAGCACTGAAAACAATTTCATAGCTTCGAGATTACAATCAGATGCTGCTTCTGACAACAATTCGG CATCAGATGTTAGCTGCGAACATGCTAACATGGTAACCTGTGCTACAATGGATGGTGTTCCAGCGCCTTCTGGTGATGTCACTAATGTAGATGCAGTTATTGGTCACAAAGATGTCAAAATGTCACTTTTAAGTGAGATGGGGTTTAGTCCCTTAGATATAGAGAAAGAAACCGTGGACAAGATTTCTGTGGAGGCCAGTTTATCAGGTCTGAAGACATCTTGTCAAGTGATAGCTGGATTAGATCCTGGTTCTGAATCCAAAAAAGGCGCTTCTTCTGGTGCTGCAGGACAGATATTATGCGAGTCAGCTGAACAATCTCCATTAATGGTGGATGCTAGTAAAACAGAAGGACCTCATTCAGAAGTAATTGATAAGGTCAGCCTGCAGAGCACAAAGGAAATGAATGTGTGTCCAGTTCTTTGTGATTCAACTGCAAACAAGGGTGATGATGCTGAAGTGttagtaaaagaaaatgatgaaaaggaATCATCCAAAGTTTCAG aACCGACTGTAAACAAGAATGAGATGCTAGGACCTATCTCCTCAGAAAAGGAAGAGTGTCGAGAGGATACTAACCAGAAAGGTCAGGAAGAAAATGAAGCTGCCATAGTGTCTGAAGATAATAGTGATGGGAATATTGCTGTCCCTAGCACAAACG ATTGTGGAAGTTGTGCTGATGTTGGCAAAGCAGCCAGTGGTTCCCCTACTGTCATCAGAGCTGCCAGAGATTTTCAGAGTGAAAGTGACAAGGATGGAGCCAAATGTTCAGTTGAGCAGACTGCTGTTGCTGATAGCAATGCCAGCAAAGCTTTGTCTGGTTCTCGGGATCCGAAACAAAATGATGCATCCAAAGATGAAAGGAGCTTCACTTTTGAGGTCAGTCCATTGGCAAATATGCCTCAAAAAGAAGTTGGCAATAAATGGCAGCCCTTTTTGAACAAACCAGCCACTAAAGCCTACCCG ATTTTGAATGCTTCTCCATCATCGGGTTTAGTCCAAATAGATCCCAAGCTTGCCCAAGATCTTCCTCATGGAAGTCCAAAGGTGTCTGATGTAGCCATTGTGCGTAGTGGTTCTAAAGGTACTTCTGAGCGTAAAACAAGACGATCATCTGGTAAGGCCATGGAAAAGGAAAGTGCGAGAAAGGGAAATCCTATTAAAGATACTGCTTCTGTGAGGCTAGAAAAGGgggcaaaaacaaacaatgtcTCCCCAAGCTCTTCTGGGATATTGCAACATGTGCAATCAAATGAGATGCAGCGCTATGGTCATGCGGATTCCAGTACTATGAAACCATTTGTTCATGCATCTTCAAGCCTTCCAGATCTGAATTCTTCTGCTTCTCCATCTGTGATGTTTCAACAACCCTTCACGGACTTGCAACAAGTGCAATTGCGTGCTCAGATCTTTGTTTATGGCGCTTTGAT ACAAGGAACAGCTCCAGATGAAGCATATATGATATCAGCATTTGGAGGATCTG ATGGTGGGAAAACCATATGGGAGAATGCTCTACGCTCTTCTATAGAACGGCTTCATGGTCAAAAACCTAATCTCACTTCTCCAGAAACCCCTTTGCAGTCACGTCCTG GTGTCAGAGCTCCTGATCAAGCAATTAAACAGAGTACTGTTCAAAGTAAAGTAATCTCTTCACCTATTGGTCGATCCAGCAAGGGTACTCCAACAATTGTGAACCCCATGGTACCCCTTTCTTCACCGCTCTGGAGTGTACCTACCCCCGCTGGCGACACATTTCAATCAAGCAGCATGCCAAGGGGTCCCATTATGGATCATCAGCGGGCACTTTCTCCTATGCATCCTCATCAAACTCCACAGATAAGAAATTTTGCTGGTAATCCTTGGCTATCTCAGGCACCTTTTTGTGGTCCCTGGGCTACATCTCCACAAACACCTGCACTTGACACAAGTGGTCATTTTTCTGCGCAATTGCCTATCACAGAACCAGTTCAATTGACACCTGTGAAAGACTTATCCATGCCAATTATCTCTGGTGCAAAGCATGTTTCTCCTGGTCCTGTAGCTCAGAGTGGGGCTTCCACCAGTGTTTTTACTGGGACTTTTCCTGTTCCAGATGCAAAAAAGGCTGCAGTGTCATCCAGTCAACCTCCTGCTGATCCAAAAcctaggaaaagaaaaaagaactcgGTTTCTGAGAGTCCGGGCCAGAATATTTTGCCTCCTCACCTTCGAACAGAATCAGTTTCTGCTCCTGTTGTTACCAGTCATCTGTCTACTTCTGTTGCCATTACAACCCCTGTCATCTTTGTTTCTAAAGCCCCTACAGAGAAATTTGTGACTTCTGTATCTCCTACACCTACTGATATCAGAAACGGGAATCAGAATGCAGAACAGAGGAATATTTTGTCAGAGGAAACCCTTGATAAAGTGAAGGCTGCGAGAGTGCAGGCAGAGGATGCTGCTactcttgctgctgctgctgttagTCACAGCCTGGAAATGTGGAATCAGTTAGATAAGCAGAGAAATTCTGGGTTATCACCAGATATTGAAACCAAACTAGCTTCTGCAGCTGTCGCAATAGCAgcagctgctgctgttgcaaAAGCGGCAGCGGCAGCTGCCAAAGTTGCATCTAGTGCTGCATTGCAAGCAAAACTGTTGGCTGATGAAGCAGTAAATTCTGGTGGTTACAGCAATCCCAGTCAAGACAATACAATTTCTGTTTCTGAAGGCATGAAGAATTTGGGAAAGGCTACTCCTGCTTCCATCCTGAAGGGTGATGATGGGACAAACAGTTCCAGTTCAATCCTTATTGTGGCAAGGGAGGCTGCTAGACGGAGAGTTGAAGTTGCTTCCGCTGCTGCAAAACGAGCTGAAAATATGGATGCTATTGTTAAAGCTGCGGAGCTGGCTGCAGAAGCTGTGTCCCAAGCTGGGAAGATAGTTGCTATGGGCGATCCTTTGCCACTGAATGAGCTAGTAGCTGTGGGTCCAGAGGGATATTGGAAAGTagccaaaataaataatgaactGATCTCTAAATCAAATGATATAGGTAGAAAAACTCTTAATATAGATAGAGTTGGAGAAAGACCACGCACTCCAACTGAGGGGTCCACTGAGGACCATGTTAGATTGGAAGATGGTTTCTTGAGTTCTGGTGCAGCTGCTGCAAAGGATGTTAAAGGACAAAAGGGCTACAAGGTGTCTGAATCTGAGAATGGTTTAAGATCTTTGGGAACTATAGAAAACTTTAATAGCATCAAGGAGGGGTCCCTTGTAGAG GTTTTCAAAGATGGGAATGGATTTAAAGCAGCCTGGTTCTCTGCCAATGTCGTGGATTTAAAGGATGGGAGTGCATGTGTGAGTTATACTGATCTTTCATCAGTTGAAG GCTCAGAGAAGCTAAAGGAGTGGGTGACACTTAAAGGTGAAGGAGAGAGAGCGCCAAAAATACGAATAGCTCGCCCTATTACTGCCGTGCAATTAGAAGGAACAAGGAAGAGGCGACGAGCTGCCACGGTGGACCATATTTGGTCTGTTGGTGATAGAGTGGATGCATGGATACAAGATAG CTGGTGGGAAGGAGTGGTCATTGAAAGGAGCAAGAAAGATGGCACCACACTAACAGTCCAATTTCCAG TTCAAGGAGAAAAATCTGTTGTTAGAGCATGGCATCTTCGGCCCTCTCTCCTATGGGAAAATGGGGAATGGATTGAATGGTCCAGTTCAAGAGTGGGCTCTCATTCTACCAACAAG GGTGATACTCCACAGGAAAAACGACCTAGGGTGCGGAGCCCTGCAGTGGACAACAAAGGGAACGATAAGTTGTCAAAAGGTTTTGATTCTGTGGAAACTAATAAACCTGATGAGCCAACTTTATTGGATTTAGCTGCTCATGAAAAATTGTTCAATATTGGTAAGAGTACCAAAGATGGTAATAAACCTGACGTGCTCAGAATGGCACGGACTGGCTTGCAGAAGGAAGGATCAAAAGTGATCTTCGGTGTACCAAAGcctgggaaaaaaagaaagtttatgGAAGTGAGCAAGCACTATGTTGCAGATCAGAGCAGCAAAAACGACGACGCAAATGATTCGGTAAAGTTTGCTAAATATTTGATGCCTCGGGGATCAGGATCCCGTGGATGGAAGAATACTTTAAGAACTGAATCAATCGCAAACCGAACAGCGGCATCGAAGCCCAAGGTTTTCAAGTCTGGAAAGCCACAGAATGTTTCTGGTAGAACAATTACTCAGAAGGACAACTCATTGACAACTACAGTTTCTGCTTCCAATGATGGTGCTGTTACAGATCATGTTGCAAAGACCAAGGCTTCTATAAGCCATGTTGAAAATACATCCGAAAAAC GTACACTTTCCTCTAAGAAAACTTCCACATCAAATGCTAAACCTCAACGGGTAAGTAAAGGAAAACTTGCTCCTGCTGGTGGAAAGTTGGGTAGAATTGAAGAGGACAAAGTTTTCAATGGAGATTCTTCAAAATCAAACTCTGATGTCACAGAGCCACGAAGGTCTAACCGTAAAATGCAGCCTACATCAAGA